The following are encoded in a window of Actinomycetota bacterium genomic DNA:
- the coaBC gene encoding bifunctional phosphopantothenoylcysteine decarboxylase/phosphopantothenate--cysteine ligase CoaBC — translation MLAGRRVLLGVTGGIAAYKSAHLARSLTGAGAEVTVVMTESATRFVGPDTFAALTGRPVHTSLWERPGEVLHVRLAHETDLMVVAPATAHLLARLATGMADDLLTSTLLEYSGPVVVAPAMHTGMWEHPATRANVALLRERGVTVCGPVSGALAHGDDGMGRMAEPDDILSDASAALARQPRGDLAGREIVVTAGPTYEAIDPVRFFGNHSSGRMGVAVAGEAARRGGLVHLVLGPGTVAPPPGVDVEHVTSAEEMRAAVLAHFDTADAVVMAAAVADFRPKQAAPGKIKKDEGAPDLILEPTPDILRELGMTRRPGSVLVGFAAETDDVEAAGRAKLVAKGVDLLVANEVGRPGTGFGSETNHAAILDATGDDVPLRRWTKAELARAIVDRVVARLD, via the coding sequence ATGCTGGCGGGCCGTCGGGTCCTGCTCGGCGTCACCGGGGGCATCGCCGCCTACAAATCGGCCCACCTCGCTCGATCGCTGACCGGCGCCGGCGCCGAGGTCACGGTCGTGATGACCGAGTCGGCGACGCGGTTCGTCGGCCCCGACACGTTCGCCGCCCTCACCGGGCGGCCCGTGCACACCTCCCTGTGGGAACGACCCGGCGAGGTCCTGCACGTGCGGCTGGCCCACGAGACCGACCTGATGGTCGTCGCGCCGGCGACGGCGCACCTGTTGGCCAGGCTCGCGACAGGCATGGCCGACGACCTGTTGACCTCGACCCTGCTGGAGTACTCGGGACCCGTCGTGGTGGCACCCGCGATGCACACCGGCATGTGGGAGCACCCAGCGACCCGGGCCAACGTGGCGCTCCTTCGCGAGCGGGGCGTCACGGTGTGTGGACCAGTGTCCGGCGCACTCGCCCACGGCGACGACGGCATGGGTCGCATGGCGGAACCCGACGACATCCTCTCGGATGCCTCCGCGGCGCTCGCGCGGCAGCCGAGGGGCGATCTGGCGGGACGGGAGATCGTCGTCACGGCGGGGCCGACGTACGAGGCGATCGATCCGGTGCGGTTCTTCGGTAACCACTCCAGCGGCAGGATGGGTGTGGCGGTGGCCGGCGAGGCGGCCCGCAGGGGGGGACTGGTGCACCTCGTCCTCGGTCCGGGCACGGTGGCGCCGCCGCCCGGGGTCGACGTCGAGCACGTCACGTCGGCGGAGGAGATGCGCGCCGCGGTCCTGGCTCACTTCGACACCGCCGACGCCGTCGTGATGGCGGCGGCCGTGGCCGATTTCCGACCGAAACAGGCCGCGCCGGGCAAGATCAAGAAGGACGAGGGGGCCCCCGATCTGATCCTCGAGCCCACCCCCGACATCCTCCGGGAGCTCGGCATGACGCGCCGGCCCGGGTCGGTGCTGGTCGGGTTCGCGGCGGAGACCGACGATGTCGAAGCGGCCGGCCGAGCCAAGCTCGTCGCCAAGGGCGTCGATCTCCTGGTGGCGAACGAGGTCGGGCGCCCCGGCACCGGGTTCGGATCGGAGACGAATCATGCCGCGATCCTCGACGCGACGGGCGACGATGTTCCGCTGCGAAGATGGACCAAGGCGGAGCTGGCCAGGGCGATCGTCGATCGCGTGGTTGCCCGTCTGGACTAG
- the metK gene encoding methionine adenosyltransferase — protein sequence MQPYLFSSESVTEGHPDKLADQISDSILDAFLSEDAESRVACETLVTTGLVFVSGEITLAEGWVDVPSIVRETITEVGYTDAKFGLDGETCGVMTAIQEQSPDIARGVDDALEHRAEHSGDPLDHLGAGDQGMMFGYACRETDELMPLPIAMAHRLSKRLSDVRKAGVVPYLRPDGKSQVSIEYEGGRPVRVDTVLISAQHREEVDVETLLKPDVEAEVIDPVLREFPELDASGVRVLVNPTGRFEIGGPKADTGLTGRKIIVDTYGGYAPHGGGAFSGKDPTKVDRSAAYMARFVAKNIVAAGLAERAQLQLAYAIGTAHPVSLLLDTFGTEQADPEKLRAALWDLFDFRPAAIIRDLDLARPIYRETAAYGHFGRKEFPWEGTDRVDDLRAAVA from the coding sequence ATCCAGCCCTACCTCTTCTCGTCGGAGTCCGTCACCGAGGGGCACCCCGACAAGCTCGCCGACCAGATCTCCGACTCGATCCTCGACGCGTTCCTGTCGGAGGATGCCGAGAGCCGGGTCGCCTGCGAGACGCTGGTCACGACCGGCCTCGTCTTTGTCAGTGGGGAGATCACGCTGGCCGAGGGCTGGGTCGATGTGCCCTCGATCGTGCGCGAGACGATCACCGAGGTGGGCTACACCGACGCGAAGTTCGGCCTCGACGGCGAGACCTGCGGAGTGATGACGGCGATCCAGGAACAGTCGCCCGACATCGCCCGAGGTGTCGACGACGCGCTCGAGCACCGCGCCGAGCACTCCGGCGATCCTCTCGATCACCTCGGGGCGGGCGACCAGGGCATGATGTTCGGCTACGCCTGTCGCGAGACCGACGAGCTGATGCCGCTGCCGATCGCGATGGCCCACCGGCTGTCGAAGCGCCTGTCCGACGTCCGCAAGGCGGGCGTCGTTCCCTACCTGCGCCCCGACGGCAAGAGCCAGGTCTCGATCGAGTACGAGGGCGGCCGGCCGGTCCGCGTCGACACGGTGCTGATCTCCGCGCAGCACCGCGAGGAGGTCGACGTCGAGACGCTGCTGAAGCCAGACGTCGAGGCCGAGGTGATCGACCCGGTGTTGCGCGAATTCCCCGAGCTCGACGCCTCGGGCGTGCGGGTGCTGGTGAACCCCACCGGTCGCTTCGAGATCGGCGGGCCGAAGGCCGACACCGGTCTCACCGGCCGGAAGATCATCGTCGACACGTACGGCGGGTACGCGCCGCACGGCGGCGGAGCCTTCAGCGGCAAGGACCCGACCAAGGTCGATCGATCCGCAGCCTACATGGCACGATTCGTGGCGAAGAACATCGTCGCCGCCGGGCTCGCCGAGCGCGCGCAGCTCCAGCTCGCGTACGCGATCGGCACGGCACACCCCGTGAGCCTGCTCCTCGACACGTTCGGCACCGAGCAGGCCGATCCAGAGAAGCTCCGCGCCGCGTTGTGGGACCTGTTCGACTTCCGCCCCGCGGCGATCATCCGAGACCTCGATCTCGCGAGACCCATCTATCGCGAGACGGCCGCCTACGGCCATTTCGGTCGCAAGGAGTTCCCCTGGGAGGGGACCGACCGCGTCGACGACCTCCGCGCCGCGGTCGCCTGA
- the def gene encoding peptide deformylase: protein MPIRTLGDPVLREPAKPVTTFDRALRTLRDDMVQTMYDAPGVGLAGPQVGISLRLFVFDDGETGPLFIANPVLSGAEGELLEEEGCLSIPGPYHETTRYARITCSGQDVDGGPIELTGEGLLARIFQHETDHLEGMLFIDRLDDDGRRSVLAELRRIELGLEDPPPKRRVLRRSEG, encoded by the coding sequence ATGCCGATCCGCACCCTCGGGGATCCCGTCCTGCGCGAGCCTGCCAAGCCGGTGACGACCTTCGACCGCGCGTTGCGCACCCTCCGAGACGACATGGTCCAGACGATGTACGACGCGCCGGGGGTCGGGCTCGCCGGACCGCAGGTGGGGATCTCCCTTCGCCTGTTCGTGTTCGACGACGGCGAGACCGGCCCGCTGTTCATCGCGAACCCTGTGCTGTCGGGCGCCGAGGGCGAGCTCCTCGAAGAGGAGGGGTGCCTCTCGATCCCGGGTCCGTATCACGAGACCACGCGGTACGCGAGGATCACCTGCAGCGGCCAGGACGTCGACGGCGGGCCCATCGAGCTCACGGGGGAGGGGTTGTTGGCCCGCATCTTCCAGCACGAGACCGACCACCTCGAAGGCATGCTCTTCATCGATCGCCTCGACGACGACGGGCGGCGATCGGTGCTGGCCGAGCTGCGACGCATCGAGCTGGGACTCGAGGATCCGCCGCCGAAGCGGCGCGTGCTGCGCAGATCCGAGGGTTGA
- the fmt gene encoding methionyl-tRNA formyltransferase gives MRVVFLGNDPWSVPTLEALANADDVDVELVVTNPARPAGRGSRLTSTAVADAARALGLELLEVEGVRSGDGRAAIEASRPDALVVVAYGELLTPDVLSVPPLGTVNLHFSLLPRWRGAAPVQRAILEGDELTGVSVMLLDEGLDTGPVLVAREEPILPDDDTGSLGARLAEIGAPLVVDALRGLDADTASPAPQSPGGATTAPKLLPEERSIDWRQPADAIVRRVRAFAPSPGATTTFRETALKLVRVEIRELGLAPGARPGAGPGAGPGVGPRVGAVWLDRDGTPTVVTSDGGIALLEVGPAGRGRMSGADWARGARIRPEERFA, from the coding sequence ATGCGCGTGGTCTTCCTGGGCAACGACCCCTGGTCGGTGCCGACCCTGGAGGCGCTCGCGAACGCCGACGACGTCGACGTCGAGCTCGTAGTCACGAACCCCGCCCGCCCGGCTGGGCGCGGATCGCGTCTCACATCCACGGCGGTCGCCGACGCGGCCCGGGCTCTCGGCCTCGAGCTGCTCGAGGTCGAGGGCGTTCGCAGCGGCGACGGGCGGGCGGCGATCGAGGCGAGCCGGCCCGATGCGCTGGTCGTCGTCGCCTATGGCGAGCTCCTCACCCCCGACGTGCTCAGCGTCCCGCCGCTCGGCACGGTCAACCTGCACTTCTCGCTGTTGCCGCGGTGGCGAGGCGCCGCGCCGGTGCAACGGGCGATCCTCGAGGGCGACGAGCTCACCGGCGTGAGCGTGATGCTGCTCGATGAGGGTCTCGACACGGGCCCGGTACTGGTGGCCAGGGAGGAACCGATCCTCCCCGACGACGATACTGGGAGCCTCGGGGCCCGCCTGGCCGAGATCGGTGCGCCCCTCGTGGTCGACGCCCTGCGCGGCTTGGATGCGGACACGGCGTCGCCTGCCCCGCAGAGCCCCGGGGGCGCCACGACCGCGCCGAAGCTGCTGCCCGAGGAGCGCTCGATCGACTGGCGGCAGCCGGCCGACGCGATCGTTCGGCGAGTACGGGCGTTCGCTCCCTCGCCCGGGGCGACGACGACGTTCCGCGAGACGGCGCTCAAGCTGGTGCGCGTCGAGATCCGAGAGCTCGGACTCGCGCCCGGCGCGCGACCCGGGGCCGGGCCCGGGGCCGGGCCCGGGGTCGGGCCCCGGGTCGGGGCGGTGTGGCTCGACCGCGACGGCACCCCGACGGTGGTGACATCCGACGGAGGGATCGCCCTGCTCGAGGTCGGCCCCGCCGGGCGCGGGCGCATGTCCGGGGCGGACTGGGCGCGCGGCGCGCGCATCCGGCCCGAGGAGCGCTTCGCGTGA
- the rsmB gene encoding 16S rRNA (cytosine(967)-C(5))-methyltransferase RsmB, translating into MRQTARSVALEAIRRVTDEGAYSTIVIPGALRRSRLDERDRAFATELAFGTIRHLLAIDWALDRVASRPVARMSPSARTVLRLGAYQVLFTDVAPHAAVGETVGLAGDRERGFVNAVLRRLTAEPTAWPDGAGDVDVAVRSGLAPWAVNELRKLLPADEVEPAAAAFASPASLCLRANPAAIEPAPLERALRDAGHDPRPAPLDPTCLLLDHGDPARMPGFEEGWFAVQDQASAFVVRALDPMPGDRVLDACAAPGGKTTYAAALVGEDGLVVGADLHAGRVGLIRRSATRLGLHPLVLAQDATAPALQGPFDRILVDAPCSGLGSARRRPELLWRDRKRDLSTLARTQVAIVSALAELLAPGGRLVYSVCTFPRAETDAAADAIVRHRPDLVPFATDGPDGPSDRVRLWPHRHGSDGMFIAAYARKL; encoded by the coding sequence GTGAGGCAGACCGCGAGGTCGGTCGCCCTCGAGGCGATCAGGCGCGTCACCGACGAGGGCGCGTACTCGACGATCGTGATCCCCGGCGCCTTGCGACGTTCCCGGCTGGACGAACGCGACCGCGCGTTCGCCACCGAGCTCGCGTTCGGCACGATCCGCCATCTGCTCGCGATCGACTGGGCCCTCGATCGCGTGGCGAGCCGGCCCGTCGCCCGGATGTCGCCGAGCGCGCGGACGGTGCTGCGGCTCGGTGCCTACCAAGTGCTGTTCACGGACGTCGCGCCGCACGCGGCGGTGGGAGAGACGGTGGGGCTCGCGGGCGATCGTGAGCGGGGGTTCGTGAACGCCGTGCTGCGCCGGCTGACCGCCGAGCCGACGGCGTGGCCCGACGGCGCCGGCGACGTCGACGTCGCCGTCCGCAGCGGGCTCGCACCCTGGGCGGTGAACGAGCTGCGCAAGCTGCTCCCGGCCGACGAGGTCGAGCCGGCGGCGGCCGCCTTCGCGAGCCCCGCATCGCTCTGCCTCCGGGCGAATCCCGCAGCGATCGAGCCGGCACCCCTCGAGCGGGCGTTGCGCGATGCCGGTCACGACCCTCGACCCGCTCCTCTCGATCCGACCTGTCTCCTGCTCGACCATGGCGATCCGGCCCGCATGCCCGGATTCGAGGAGGGGTGGTTCGCGGTTCAGGACCAGGCGTCGGCGTTCGTCGTCCGGGCCCTCGACCCGATGCCCGGCGATCGCGTCCTCGATGCCTGCGCCGCGCCGGGCGGCAAGACGACCTACGCAGCCGCGCTCGTCGGGGAAGACGGCCTCGTCGTCGGCGCCGATCTGCACGCCGGGCGCGTCGGTCTGATCCGCCGGAGCGCGACGCGCCTCGGCCTGCACCCGCTGGTGCTCGCGCAGGACGCCACCGCCCCGGCCCTGCAGGGTCCCTTCGACCGCATCCTCGTCGATGCCCCGTGCTCGGGTCTGGGGTCGGCCCGTCGCCGCCCAGAGCTCTTGTGGCGCGATCGGAAACGAGATCTGAGCACGCTGGCCCGGACCCAGGTCGCGATCGTGTCGGCGCTGGCCGAGCTCCTCGCGCCCGGCGGGCGCCTCGTGTACTCCGTGTGCACCTTCCCGAGGGCCGAGACCGACGCGGCCGCCGACGCGATCGTCCGACATCGTCCCGACCTCGTGCCGTTCGCGACCGACGGTCCCGACGGGCCGTCCGATCGCGTCCGGCTGTGGCCGCACCGGCACGGGAGCGACGGCATGTTCATCGCCGCGTACGCGAGGAAGCTCTGA
- a CDS encoding ribulose-phosphate 3-epimerase produces MAGTMARVGKLAASILSADLAHLADQVKLVEEHAEVIHIDIMDGHFVPPIALGSVVVASLRPHTDRTLHGHLMVDAPESFFEELAEAGLDVVSFHHEAVADPVIAIDKARGAGLRAGVTINLETPVEDVFPYLEQVDDVMLMSIKPGWSGQTIDPAVYPRIEAVRAEVDRRGLDVDVEIDGGVKVDNARRAIDAGATVLISASGIFQAADPAENARVLRAIANGEAA; encoded by the coding sequence GTGGCCGGTACGATGGCCCGCGTGGGGAAGCTCGCCGCCTCGATCCTGTCCGCCGACCTCGCGCACCTGGCCGACCAGGTCAAGCTCGTCGAGGAGCATGCCGAAGTCATCCACATCGACATCATGGACGGGCACTTCGTACCTCCCATCGCGCTCGGCTCGGTGGTGGTCGCGTCGCTGCGGCCGCACACCGATCGCACGTTGCACGGCCACCTCATGGTCGACGCCCCTGAGTCGTTCTTCGAGGAATTGGCCGAGGCCGGTCTCGACGTCGTGTCGTTCCACCACGAGGCGGTCGCAGATCCCGTGATCGCGATCGACAAGGCGCGCGGCGCCGGCCTTCGCGCCGGCGTCACGATTAACCTGGAGACGCCGGTCGAGGACGTCTTCCCGTACCTGGAACAGGTCGACGACGTGATGCTGATGAGCATCAAGCCGGGGTGGAGCGGGCAGACGATCGACCCGGCCGTCTACCCGCGCATCGAGGCGGTGCGAGCCGAGGTCGATCGCCGTGGCCTCGACGTCGACGTCGAGATCGACGGCGGCGTCAAGGTCGACAACGCCCGGCGGGCGATCGACGCGGGGGCGACCGTGCTGATCAGTGCGAGCGGGATCTTCCAGGCGGCGGACCCGGCCGAGAACGCGCGGGTGCTACGCGCGATCGCCAACGGCGAGGCGGCCTGA
- a CDS encoding response regulator: MAETILVVDDDPDIARFVEVNLRSAGYEVAVAGDGEVALERAAVLRPDLVLLDVMMPRLDGFEVAQRLRKNPQTANTSIIMLTAKALSADKVTGLQSGADDYIIKPFDPIELLARVKGTLRRAKEMRNLSPLTGLPGNIRIQEEIERQVREGRPFAVLYCDLDNFKAYNDQKGFVRGDRLIQSTARIIQDAVAGHDGSHGFVGHVGGDDFVAVVRPDVAEDVAGSVCDGFEAAKIEFYEPEDLERGFVRIEDRKGVMQDIPLVGISIGIASSARHPFAHYGEAVAVATEMKQFAKRDGGSSFAIDRRSA, from the coding sequence ATGGCCGAGACCATCCTCGTCGTCGACGACGATCCCGACATCGCCCGCTTCGTCGAGGTGAACCTGCGGTCGGCCGGGTACGAGGTGGCGGTCGCAGGCGACGGTGAGGTCGCCCTCGAGCGAGCGGCGGTCTTGCGGCCCGACCTCGTCCTGCTCGACGTGATGATGCCCCGGCTCGACGGCTTCGAGGTCGCCCAGCGCCTGCGCAAGAACCCCCAGACCGCGAACACGAGCATCATCATGCTCACCGCGAAGGCATTGTCGGCTGACAAGGTCACGGGCCTGCAGTCCGGCGCCGACGACTACATCATCAAGCCCTTCGACCCGATCGAACTGCTGGCGCGGGTGAAGGGAACGCTCCGACGGGCCAAGGAGATGCGGAACCTCTCCCCGCTGACCGGCCTGCCCGGCAACATCCGCATCCAAGAGGAGATCGAGCGACAGGTGCGCGAGGGACGCCCGTTCGCGGTGCTCTACTGCGACCTGGACAACTTCAAGGCCTACAACGACCAGAAAGGCTTCGTGCGCGGGGATCGTTTGATCCAGTCGACCGCTCGCATCATCCAGGACGCGGTCGCGGGCCACGACGGTTCGCATGGATTCGTCGGGCATGTGGGCGGCGACGACTTCGTCGCCGTGGTGCGTCCCGACGTGGCCGAAGACGTCGCCGGAAGCGTGTGCGACGGCTTCGAAGCCGCCAAGATCGAGTTCTACGAGCCCGAGGATCTCGAGCGCGGTTTCGTGCGGATCGAGGACCGCAAGGGCGTGATGCAGGACATCCCGCTCGTGGGTATCTCGATCGGCATCGCGTCGAGCGCGCGGCATCCCTTCGCGCACTACGGCGAGGCGGTGGCGGTCGCCACCGAGATGAAGCAGTTCGCCAAGCGCGACGGCGGGTCCTCCTTCGCGATCGACCGACGTTCGGCCTGA
- the ribD gene encoding bifunctional diaminohydroxyphosphoribosylaminopyrimidine deaminase/5-amino-6-(5-phosphoribosylamino)uracil reductase RibD: MAAIAEAHMRRALELAERGWGRVSPNPLVGAVVVFDGEIVGEGWHAGPGTDHAEVLALRAAGDRARGATVVCTLEPCNRFGRTPPCTRALIGAGVASVVVAATDPNLGDGAPGIAELRAAGIQVEVGPSQAEARELNVAFDHHVVTGRPFVVLKMASSLDGKTAATDGSSRWITGVAARADVHRLRAWSDAVVVGAGTVIADDPVLTVRGPFQGTATPPVRVVVDSAGRVPSTSRVFDGAAPTLVATTDRISDARIREYGDAGADLVVLDRDAAGSVSLPALVEELGKRDVQGLLLEGGATLAWSAVRDDVVDRVVLYLAPLLIGGAVAHTVMSGAGFAPIDSAKRLGPLRVEPVGEDLKVVADVHGHR, encoded by the coding sequence ATGGCTGCGATCGCGGAGGCCCACATGCGCCGGGCCCTGGAGCTCGCCGAGCGAGGCTGGGGCCGGGTGTCCCCGAACCCCCTCGTGGGCGCGGTCGTCGTGTTCGACGGCGAGATCGTCGGTGAGGGATGGCATGCAGGCCCCGGGACCGATCACGCCGAGGTGTTGGCGCTGCGGGCCGCGGGCGACCGCGCGAGGGGCGCCACCGTCGTCTGCACGCTCGAGCCATGCAACCGCTTCGGTCGCACCCCGCCCTGCACCCGGGCCCTGATCGGGGCCGGTGTGGCGAGCGTGGTCGTCGCGGCGACCGACCCGAACCTCGGCGACGGCGCCCCGGGCATCGCCGAACTGCGCGCGGCCGGCATCCAGGTCGAGGTCGGTCCGTCGCAGGCGGAGGCGCGGGAGCTGAACGTCGCCTTCGATCATCACGTCGTCACGGGCCGGCCGTTCGTCGTGTTGAAGATGGCGTCGAGCCTCGACGGGAAGACGGCCGCCACCGACGGTTCGTCGCGATGGATCACCGGCGTCGCCGCTCGCGCCGACGTGCACCGGCTCCGCGCCTGGTCCGATGCCGTCGTGGTGGGCGCCGGCACCGTGATCGCCGACGATCCCGTCCTCACCGTGCGAGGGCCCTTCCAGGGCACCGCGACCCCGCCCGTGCGCGTGGTGGTCGACTCGGCCGGCCGCGTGCCGAGCACGTCGCGCGTGTTCGACGGTGCCGCTCCGACCCTCGTGGCCACGACCGATCGCATCTCGGACGCGCGGATCCGCGAGTACGGCGACGCCGGTGCCGACCTGGTCGTGCTCGATCGCGACGCGGCGGGCTCCGTCTCTTTGCCGGCCCTGGTCGAGGAGCTCGGCAAGCGCGACGTGCAGGGGCTGCTCCTCGAGGGTGGAGCGACCCTCGCGTGGAGCGCGGTGCGCGACGACGTGGTGGACCGGGTCGTGCTGTACCTCGCGCCGCTGCTGATCGGCGGAGCGGTTGCCCACACGGTGATGTCGGGTGCGGGGTTCGCACCGATCGACTCGGCGAAGCGGCTCGGGCCCCTGCGCGTGGAGCCGGTCGGCGAGGACCTGAAGGTGGTGGCCGATGTTCACGGGCATCGTTGA
- a CDS encoding riboflavin synthase, which yields MFTGIVEELGSVHALDAHRLEVACGVVTDDSDVGASVAVNGVCLTVVARTADRLGFDLSDETIARTSLRRLGVGAPVNLERPVTLAARLGGHLVQGHVDGVGKVVDVAADDAGGARVRITVPAGLRRYTIEKGSITVDGVSLTVAEFRDDGISIALIPHTLAVTTLGTVRPGDPVNLEVDMIAKYVERLLAPDAGLTDDTADDGGAHDG from the coding sequence ATGTTCACGGGCATCGTTGAGGAACTCGGTTCCGTGCACGCGCTCGATGCGCATCGTCTCGAGGTTGCCTGCGGGGTCGTGACCGACGACAGCGACGTCGGCGCATCGGTCGCGGTGAACGGGGTCTGCCTCACGGTGGTGGCGCGGACGGCCGATCGGCTGGGGTTCGACCTCTCCGACGAGACGATCGCCCGGACCAGTCTGCGCCGGCTCGGCGTGGGCGCCCCGGTCAACCTGGAGCGGCCCGTCACGTTGGCGGCTCGGCTCGGAGGCCATCTCGTGCAGGGGCACGTCGACGGCGTGGGCAAGGTCGTCGACGTCGCCGCCGACGACGCGGGCGGGGCTCGGGTGCGCATCACGGTGCCGGCTGGACTCCGCCGCTACACGATCGAGAAGGGGTCGATCACGGTCGACGGCGTGAGCCTCACCGTCGCCGAGTTCCGCGACGACGGTATCTCGATCGCGCTGATCCCACACACCCTTGCCGTGACGACGCTCGGCACGGTCCGGCCGGGCGACCCCGTCAACCTCGAGGTCGACATGATCGCCAAGTACGTCGAACGACTCCTGGCTCCCGATGCCGGGCTCACGGACGACACCGCCGACGATGGAGGAGCACACGATGGATGA
- a CDS encoding bifunctional 3,4-dihydroxy-2-butanone-4-phosphate synthase/GTP cyclohydrolase II, with amino-acid sequence MDDSGNRDGLDRTVFSTITEAIDEIRRGRMVLVVDDADRENEGDFIMAAEACTPEAVNFMVTHGRGIVCLPCAAWRLDELGIPQMVTDTTDGHEAAFTVSIDYRHGTTTGTSALDRAVTAKAVTDPEVVPRDFQKPGHVFPLRAKDGGVLRRAGHTEAAVDLATMAGMFPAGVICEVMNEDGTMARMPELIRVAREHDMKLISIADLIEYRRRREVLVQRVAEATIPTPYGDFRSYAYESVVDGRTHVALVMGDMADGRGVLTRVHSECLTGDVFGSLRCDCGAQLDRALEMIAKEGRGVVLYIRGHEGRAIGLTHKLRAYELQDQGRDTVEANLELGFPADQREYGIGAQILVDLGVTTMRLLTNNPDKRAGLEGYGLAIEERLPLRIDPTPENIGYLRTKQQKMGHLLDVAEAEPEAGARA; translated from the coding sequence ATGGATGACAGCGGGAACCGCGACGGGCTCGATCGCACGGTCTTCTCGACGATCACGGAGGCGATCGACGAGATCCGCCGAGGACGCATGGTGCTCGTCGTCGACGACGCCGACCGCGAGAACGAAGGAGACTTCATCATGGCCGCCGAGGCGTGCACCCCCGAGGCCGTGAACTTCATGGTCACCCACGGTCGCGGCATCGTGTGCCTGCCGTGCGCCGCCTGGCGCCTGGACGAGCTCGGCATCCCGCAGATGGTGACCGATACCACCGACGGCCACGAGGCCGCGTTCACCGTGTCGATCGACTACCGGCACGGCACGACGACCGGCACCAGCGCTCTCGACCGGGCGGTCACCGCCAAGGCCGTGACCGATCCCGAGGTCGTGCCACGCGACTTCCAGAAGCCTGGACACGTCTTCCCGCTCCGGGCGAAGGACGGCGGGGTGTTGCGCCGCGCCGGACACACCGAGGCTGCCGTCGACCTGGCCACGATGGCCGGCATGTTCCCGGCAGGCGTGATCTGCGAAGTGATGAACGAGGACGGCACGATGGCTCGCATGCCCGAGCTGATCCGCGTCGCGCGGGAACACGACATGAAGCTGATCTCGATCGCGGATCTCATCGAGTACCGTCGCCGACGCGAGGTGCTCGTGCAACGGGTGGCCGAGGCGACGATCCCCACGCCGTACGGTGACTTCCGGTCCTACGCGTACGAGAGCGTCGTCGACGGCCGCACGCATGTGGCACTCGTGATGGGCGACATGGCCGACGGACGCGGGGTCCTCACCCGAGTGCACTCCGAGTGCCTCACCGGCGACGTCTTCGGTTCCTTACGATGCGACTGCGGGGCCCAGCTCGACCGGGCCTTGGAGATGATCGCGAAGGAAGGCCGCGGGGTCGTGCTCTACATCCGGGGCCACGAGGGGCGGGCGATCGGGCTGACGCACAAGCTCCGCGCCTACGAGCTGCAGGACCAAGGCCGCGACACGGTCGAGGCCAACCTCGAGCTCGGATTCCCCGCAGATCAGCGCGAGTACGGCATCGGCGCCCAGATCCTCGTTGACCTCGGCGTGACGACGATGCGGCTCCTGACGAACAACCCCGACAAGCGGGCGGGACTCGAGGGCTACGGGCTGGCGATCGAGGAACGGTTGCCCCTGCGCATCGACCCGACGCCGGAGAACATCGGCTACCTTCGGACCAAGCAGCAGAAGATGGGGCACCTGCTCGACGTGGCGGAGGCGGAGCCCGAGGCGGGGGCCCGCGCGTGA
- the ribH gene encoding 6,7-dimethyl-8-ribityllumazine synthase: MTTYVGVHDGARRRIAVVAARFNEIVTARLVEGAIAGLAKHGVADEHVDVSWVPGAFEIPLVASRMARSGRYHAVICLGAVIRGETTHFELVANEAARGIAQVALETGVPVIFEVLATDDLAQAESRAGGAHGNKGWEAAEAALEMAWLLDRLPNEEGGRR; encoded by the coding sequence GTGACCACGTACGTGGGCGTGCACGACGGCGCCCGCCGCCGCATCGCAGTCGTGGCGGCGAGGTTCAACGAGATCGTGACCGCGAGGCTCGTCGAGGGGGCGATCGCGGGGCTCGCCAAGCACGGTGTGGCCGACGAGCATGTCGACGTCTCGTGGGTGCCCGGCGCCTTCGAGATCCCGCTGGTGGCGTCGCGGATGGCGAGATCGGGCCGATACCACGCGGTGATCTGTCTCGGCGCCGTGATCCGCGGCGAGACGACGCACTTCGAGCTCGTGGCCAACGAGGCCGCGCGCGGCATCGCGCAGGTCGCTCTGGAGACCGGGGTGCCGGTGATCTTCGAGGTGTTGGCCACCGACGATCTCGCGCAGGCCGAGTCCCGCGCAGGAGGGGCGCACGGGAACAAGGGATGGGAGGCGGCCGAGGCGGCGCTCGAGATGGCATGGCTGCTGGACCGGCTTCCCAACGAGGAAGGAGGGCGGCGATGA